From a single Daphnia pulex isolate KAP4 chromosome 2, ASM2113471v1 genomic region:
- the LOC124188826 gene encoding guanylate cyclase 32E-like isoform X1, protein MRSSTKWLLVNILFTWFTWQQGNADKFTLGYITGSTRRQWDKEYSRPGLSISGAISLAIEDVTRHRILPGDHTLDMVVAETYGEEEESLLQTAKLWTLNVSAYIGPQESCVHEARMAAAFRLPMISYFCTHDETSNKELFPTFARTRPPDTQISKSVASVLKAFHWHKVAFFHKSTDDSEYAKIAQTIMTTLSAEKIEVKFRRSWKVYHHGWDDWVNPFEKMVNETYQDIRIYVVLGPYHEHIGLLTAMEDRHLFDRGEYFVLGVDLDRYDADNPSKYLRGSLKDDLDQKAIKAFENYVGVVGSPSGADFDNFTQMVNDYLERPPFNFFNPLTSYGVGKRIRSEAAYLYDAVLLYAHALREVLLVGGNPYDGLAIMERIRGRTYMSAMGYVVYMDSNGDTQGNYTLIGRQPYETTNHEDGLYPVGVFHIPRNHSTIPELHLVAEIMWRTGKIPIDEPPCGFRGELCISNTEEIASGIAGGVAVVFIIVGLIIYRNWRYEQELDSLLWKIDYKDIQIPDLPPLSSGQGKASRSLHPLLRTSQVSLSSNPETDFRYSAIYGTIGVYKGRIFAIKMVNKKSIDMTRSMKKELKWMRDLRHDNLSAFFGASVDPPNICIVTEYCTRGSLKDVLENDDVKLDNMFIASLVGDIVRGMIYLHDSPVKSHGNLKASNCLIDSRWVLKVADFGLHEFKSGAERISNNDDDDYCDDYMHGLLYRSPELLRLADPPLQGTQKGDIYSFGILLYAIHGRQGPFGFTPLSTNDILKKVTEHAPPLPPFRPQMEALENCLDCVCTVMVECWREQPEERPDFKTIRSKLRPMRKGLKPNIFDNMNYLLEKYTNNLEALVDERTEQLLEEKKKTEALLYEMLPRYVAEKLKCGHKVEAESFDSVTIYFSDIVGFTEMSAQSSPLQVVDFLNDLYTCFDSIIGNYDVYKVETIGDAYMVVSGLPIRNKDQHAGEIASMSLSLLRAVVKFKIRHRPHQTLMLRIGIHSGPVCAGVVGLKMPRYCLFGDTVNTSSRMESTGLPLKIHCSTACKQLLDRLGGYILEERGEIKIKGKGDMVTYWLVGEETGSQIRQRGRPNGPWPNRPKSSLRNHKLPRNRHNREDLASSLDSPKKLRFASDSPAAGPSTVDVEIMDETVPFVVTSKRNSCPNLKVNAQVGGFTLMQPSFSRSFERKLCYQPHRLSTTSLVEAITLSSSHNGSHRTPNGKSQLHFPLSSPNSSRIRGENPKIELSPPEESMNDCWPLLDPHYTGNEHGLRDDRETSV, encoded by the exons atgagGTCCTCTACAAAATGGTTGTTGGTGAATATTTTATTCACCTGGTTTACCTGGCAACAAGGCAACGCCGACAAGTTCACTCTGGGATACATCACCGGATCAACCCGTAGACAGTGGGACAAGGAATACTCCAGACCTGGGCTCTCCATTTCAG GCGCCATATCGTTGGCCATCGAAGATGTCACCAGACACAGGATTCTACCCGGCGACCACACCTTGGATATGGTCGTGGCAGAGACATATGGCGAGGAAGAAGAGTCTCTACTGCAAACGGCCAAACTCTGGACACTCAACGTGTCGGCCTACATCGGACCGCAAGAGTCGTGCGTGCACGAGGCTCGAATGGCGGCCGCTTTCCGCCTTCCCATGATTTCCTAC TTTTGCACGCACGATGAAACTTCCAACAAAGAACTTTTCCCGACGTTCGCCCGCACTCGGCCACCAGACACGCAAATCTCCAAGTCGGTCGCCTCCGTCCTGAAAGCCTTCCATTGGCACAAAGTCGCGTTCTTCCATAAGAGCACGGACGACTCGGAGTACGCCAAA ATCGCGCAGACGATAATGACGACCCTGTCAGCCGAGAAAATCGAAGTGAAATTCCGCCGCTCGTGGAAAGTGTATCATCACGGCTGGGACGACTGGGTGAACCCGTTTGAGAAAATGGTCAACGAAACCTACCAAGACATCCGCA TTTACGTGGTTCTCGGCCCGTATCATGAACACATCGGACTTTTGACGGCCATGGAGGACAGGCATCTCTTCGATCGAG GGGAATATTTCGTCCTGGGCGTCGACTTGGATCGTTACGACGCCGACAATCCCAGCAAGTATTTGCGTGGTTCACTCAAAGATGATCTCGACCAGAAAGCCATTAAAGCGTTTGAGAATTACGTCGGAGTCGTCGGTTCCCCGTCGGGTGCCGATTTCGACAATTTCACCCAAATGGTCAACGATTACCTGGAACGGCCGcccttcaatttcttcaatcCTCTTACCTCCTACGGCGTCGGCAAACGA ATCCGGTCCGAGGCTGCCTACCTTTACGACGCTGTTCTCCTCTACGCTCACGCCCTCCGCGAGGTCCTACTGGTGGGCGGCAATCCTTACGACGGTCTGGCCATCATGGAGCGCATTCGTGGGCGGACCTACATGAGTGCCATGGG GTACGTCGTTTACATGGATTCTAACGGCGACACACAGGGGAATTACACACTGATTGGACGCCAGCCCTACGAGACTACTAACCACGAAGATGGACTCTATCCAGTGGGCGTCTTCCACATTCCACGAAACCACAGCACAATCCCG GAACTGCATTTGGTGGCTGAAATCATGTGGAGAACGGGCAAGATTCCAATCGATGAGCCGCCGTGTGGATTCCGTGGCGAGCTCTGCATCT CTAATACAGAAGAGATTGCTTCTGGGATTGCCGGTGGGGTCGCCGTCGTCTTTATCATCGTGGGACTTATCATCTACCGTAATTGGCGCTACGAACAAGAACTGGATTCACTCTTATGGAAGATCGACTACAAAGACATCCAGATACCAGACCTTCCGCCTCTTTCATCTGGCCAGGGCAAAGCTTCCCGT AGTCTGCATCCGCTTCTGAGAACGAGCCAGGTGTCTCTCAGCTCTAATCCGGAAACGGACTTTCGTTATTCGGCCATTTACGGCACGATTGGAGTCTACAAGGGCCGGATCTTTGCCATCAAAATGGTCAACAAGAAATCCATCGACATGACACGATCCATGAAAAAGGAACTCAAATGG ATGAGAGATTTGCGACACGACAATCTAAGCGCCTTCTTCGGCGCCAGCGTCGATCCGCCGAATATTTGCATCGTGACTGAATACTGCACGCGGGGCAGTCTGAAG GATGTACTGGAGAACGACGACGTCAAATTAGATAACATGTTCATCGCTTCTCTCGTGGGCGATATAGTGCGG GGGATGATTTATCTGCACGACTCGCCCGTCAAGTCTCACGGTAATTTGAAAGCCTCTAACTGTTTGATTGACAGTCGCTGGGTTCTCAAAGTGGCTGATTTCGGCCTGCACGAATTCAAGTCCGGAGCCGAGCGCATCagcaacaacgacgacgacgactactgCGACGACTATATGCACG GTTTGCTTTACAGGTCACCAGAGTTGCTCCGCTTGGCCGATCCACCTCTGCAAGGGACCCAGAAAGGAGATATTTACAGTTTCGGGATTCTTTTGTACGCCATTCACGGACGACAGGGGCCTTTCGGTTTCACTCCGCTTAGCACGAATGACATTCTCAAGAAGGTGACCGAACACGCACCTCCACTGCCGCCCTTCAG GCCGCAAATGGAAGCGCTGGAAAACTGCCTCGACTGCGTTTGTACCGTCATGGTCGAGTGCTGGCGGGAGCAGCCGGAGGAGCGACCCGATTTCAAGACTATCCGTTCCAAATTGCGACCAATGCGCAAAGGCTT GAAGCCCAACATCTTTGACAACATGAACTACTTACTGGAGAAATATACCAACAATCTTGAGGCGTTGGTCGACGAGCGGACCGAACAACTGCtcgaggagaagaagaaaaccg AGGCACTTTTGTATGAAATGTTGCCGCGCTACGTGGCCGAAAAGCTCAAATGCGGACACAAAGTGGAGGCGGAATCGTTCGACTCGGTAACCATTTACTTTAGTGATATTGTCGGATTCACGGAAATGTCGGCGCAGTCGAGTCCACTACAG gtGGTGGATTTCCTGAACGATCTCTATACGTGCTTCGACTCGATCATTGGAAATTACGACGTGTACAAAGTGGAGACCATTGGGGACGCCTACATGGTCGTGAGTGGCCTTCCGATCCGCAATAAAGACCAGCACGCTGGAGAAATCGCCTCCATGTCACTCTCTCTGCTGCGCGCCgttgtcaaattcaaaatacgACACCGACCACACCAGACGCTCATGTTGCGCATTGGCATCCATTCCG GCCCGGTATGCGCCGGAGTTGTGGGACTGAAAATGCCTCGCTATTGCCTCTTTGGTGACACGGTCAATACATCTTCGAGAATGGAGTCGACTGGATTGC cTTTGAAGATTCACTGCTCGACGGCCTGTAAGCAACTGCTGGACCGTCTAGGCGGCTACATCCTggaagagaggggagagatCAAGATCAAAGGCAAGGGTGATATGGTTACCTATTGGCTAGTGGGTGAAGAGACTGGGAGTCAAATTCGCCAGCGCGGCCGGCCTAATGGCCCTTGGCCCAACCGACCCAAGAGTTCCCTGCGGAACCACAAATTGCCCCGCAACCGACACAATCGAGAAGATTTAGCTTCTAGCCTCGACTCACCAAAGAAGTTGAGGTTCGCCTCGGATTCGCCGGCTGCAGGTCCGTCAACGGTGGACGTGGAGATCATGGACGAGACGGTCCCATTCGTCGTCACGAGCAAACGCAATTCCTGCCCGAATTTGAAGGTGAACGCACAGGTGGGCGGATTCACGCTGATGCAGCCGAGTTTCAGCCGATCGTTCGAGCGAAAACTTTGCTATCAACCTCATCGCCTGAGTACTACTTCCCTGGTTGAGGCCATTACGTTGTCGTCCAGCCACAACGGCAGCCACAGGACGCCCAACGGGAAATCGCAACTGCACTTTCCCTTGTCATCGCCCAATTCGTCGAGGATTCGCGGAGAAAATCCCAAGATCGAGCTCAGCCCCCCAGAAGAATCGATGAACGATTGCTGGCCCCTGCTCGATCCCCATTACACGGGCAACGAGCACGGACTAAGGGACGACAGGGAGACGAGCGTCTGA
- the LOC124188826 gene encoding guanylate cyclase 32E-like isoform X2: MRSSTKWLLVNILFTWFTWQQGNADKFTLGYITGSTRRQWDKEYSRPGLSISGAISLAIEDVTRHRILPGDHTLDMVVAETYGEEEESLLQTAKLWTLNVSAYIGPQESCVHEARMAAAFRLPMISYIAQTIMTTLSAEKIEVKFRRSWKVYHHGWDDWVNPFEKMVNETYQDIRIYVVLGPYHEHIGLLTAMEDRHLFDRGEYFVLGVDLDRYDADNPSKYLRGSLKDDLDQKAIKAFENYVGVVGSPSGADFDNFTQMVNDYLERPPFNFFNPLTSYGVGKRIRSEAAYLYDAVLLYAHALREVLLVGGNPYDGLAIMERIRGRTYMSAMGYVVYMDSNGDTQGNYTLIGRQPYETTNHEDGLYPVGVFHIPRNHSTIPELHLVAEIMWRTGKIPIDEPPCGFRGELCISNTEEIASGIAGGVAVVFIIVGLIIYRNWRYEQELDSLLWKIDYKDIQIPDLPPLSSGQGKASRSLHPLLRTSQVSLSSNPETDFRYSAIYGTIGVYKGRIFAIKMVNKKSIDMTRSMKKELKWMRDLRHDNLSAFFGASVDPPNICIVTEYCTRGSLKDVLENDDVKLDNMFIASLVGDIVRGMIYLHDSPVKSHGNLKASNCLIDSRWVLKVADFGLHEFKSGAERISNNDDDDYCDDYMHGLLYRSPELLRLADPPLQGTQKGDIYSFGILLYAIHGRQGPFGFTPLSTNDILKKVTEHAPPLPPFRPQMEALENCLDCVCTVMVECWREQPEERPDFKTIRSKLRPMRKGLKPNIFDNMNYLLEKYTNNLEALVDERTEQLLEEKKKTEALLYEMLPRYVAEKLKCGHKVEAESFDSVTIYFSDIVGFTEMSAQSSPLQVVDFLNDLYTCFDSIIGNYDVYKVETIGDAYMVVSGLPIRNKDQHAGEIASMSLSLLRAVVKFKIRHRPHQTLMLRIGIHSGPVCAGVVGLKMPRYCLFGDTVNTSSRMESTGLPLKIHCSTACKQLLDRLGGYILEERGEIKIKGKGDMVTYWLVGEETGSQIRQRGRPNGPWPNRPKSSLRNHKLPRNRHNREDLASSLDSPKKLRFASDSPAAGPSTVDVEIMDETVPFVVTSKRNSCPNLKVNAQVGGFTLMQPSFSRSFERKLCYQPHRLSTTSLVEAITLSSSHNGSHRTPNGKSQLHFPLSSPNSSRIRGENPKIELSPPEESMNDCWPLLDPHYTGNEHGLRDDRETSV; encoded by the exons atgagGTCCTCTACAAAATGGTTGTTGGTGAATATTTTATTCACCTGGTTTACCTGGCAACAAGGCAACGCCGACAAGTTCACTCTGGGATACATCACCGGATCAACCCGTAGACAGTGGGACAAGGAATACTCCAGACCTGGGCTCTCCATTTCAG GCGCCATATCGTTGGCCATCGAAGATGTCACCAGACACAGGATTCTACCCGGCGACCACACCTTGGATATGGTCGTGGCAGAGACATATGGCGAGGAAGAAGAGTCTCTACTGCAAACGGCCAAACTCTGGACACTCAACGTGTCGGCCTACATCGGACCGCAAGAGTCGTGCGTGCACGAGGCTCGAATGGCGGCCGCTTTCCGCCTTCCCATGATTTCCTAC ATCGCGCAGACGATAATGACGACCCTGTCAGCCGAGAAAATCGAAGTGAAATTCCGCCGCTCGTGGAAAGTGTATCATCACGGCTGGGACGACTGGGTGAACCCGTTTGAGAAAATGGTCAACGAAACCTACCAAGACATCCGCA TTTACGTGGTTCTCGGCCCGTATCATGAACACATCGGACTTTTGACGGCCATGGAGGACAGGCATCTCTTCGATCGAG GGGAATATTTCGTCCTGGGCGTCGACTTGGATCGTTACGACGCCGACAATCCCAGCAAGTATTTGCGTGGTTCACTCAAAGATGATCTCGACCAGAAAGCCATTAAAGCGTTTGAGAATTACGTCGGAGTCGTCGGTTCCCCGTCGGGTGCCGATTTCGACAATTTCACCCAAATGGTCAACGATTACCTGGAACGGCCGcccttcaatttcttcaatcCTCTTACCTCCTACGGCGTCGGCAAACGA ATCCGGTCCGAGGCTGCCTACCTTTACGACGCTGTTCTCCTCTACGCTCACGCCCTCCGCGAGGTCCTACTGGTGGGCGGCAATCCTTACGACGGTCTGGCCATCATGGAGCGCATTCGTGGGCGGACCTACATGAGTGCCATGGG GTACGTCGTTTACATGGATTCTAACGGCGACACACAGGGGAATTACACACTGATTGGACGCCAGCCCTACGAGACTACTAACCACGAAGATGGACTCTATCCAGTGGGCGTCTTCCACATTCCACGAAACCACAGCACAATCCCG GAACTGCATTTGGTGGCTGAAATCATGTGGAGAACGGGCAAGATTCCAATCGATGAGCCGCCGTGTGGATTCCGTGGCGAGCTCTGCATCT CTAATACAGAAGAGATTGCTTCTGGGATTGCCGGTGGGGTCGCCGTCGTCTTTATCATCGTGGGACTTATCATCTACCGTAATTGGCGCTACGAACAAGAACTGGATTCACTCTTATGGAAGATCGACTACAAAGACATCCAGATACCAGACCTTCCGCCTCTTTCATCTGGCCAGGGCAAAGCTTCCCGT AGTCTGCATCCGCTTCTGAGAACGAGCCAGGTGTCTCTCAGCTCTAATCCGGAAACGGACTTTCGTTATTCGGCCATTTACGGCACGATTGGAGTCTACAAGGGCCGGATCTTTGCCATCAAAATGGTCAACAAGAAATCCATCGACATGACACGATCCATGAAAAAGGAACTCAAATGG ATGAGAGATTTGCGACACGACAATCTAAGCGCCTTCTTCGGCGCCAGCGTCGATCCGCCGAATATTTGCATCGTGACTGAATACTGCACGCGGGGCAGTCTGAAG GATGTACTGGAGAACGACGACGTCAAATTAGATAACATGTTCATCGCTTCTCTCGTGGGCGATATAGTGCGG GGGATGATTTATCTGCACGACTCGCCCGTCAAGTCTCACGGTAATTTGAAAGCCTCTAACTGTTTGATTGACAGTCGCTGGGTTCTCAAAGTGGCTGATTTCGGCCTGCACGAATTCAAGTCCGGAGCCGAGCGCATCagcaacaacgacgacgacgactactgCGACGACTATATGCACG GTTTGCTTTACAGGTCACCAGAGTTGCTCCGCTTGGCCGATCCACCTCTGCAAGGGACCCAGAAAGGAGATATTTACAGTTTCGGGATTCTTTTGTACGCCATTCACGGACGACAGGGGCCTTTCGGTTTCACTCCGCTTAGCACGAATGACATTCTCAAGAAGGTGACCGAACACGCACCTCCACTGCCGCCCTTCAG GCCGCAAATGGAAGCGCTGGAAAACTGCCTCGACTGCGTTTGTACCGTCATGGTCGAGTGCTGGCGGGAGCAGCCGGAGGAGCGACCCGATTTCAAGACTATCCGTTCCAAATTGCGACCAATGCGCAAAGGCTT GAAGCCCAACATCTTTGACAACATGAACTACTTACTGGAGAAATATACCAACAATCTTGAGGCGTTGGTCGACGAGCGGACCGAACAACTGCtcgaggagaagaagaaaaccg AGGCACTTTTGTATGAAATGTTGCCGCGCTACGTGGCCGAAAAGCTCAAATGCGGACACAAAGTGGAGGCGGAATCGTTCGACTCGGTAACCATTTACTTTAGTGATATTGTCGGATTCACGGAAATGTCGGCGCAGTCGAGTCCACTACAG gtGGTGGATTTCCTGAACGATCTCTATACGTGCTTCGACTCGATCATTGGAAATTACGACGTGTACAAAGTGGAGACCATTGGGGACGCCTACATGGTCGTGAGTGGCCTTCCGATCCGCAATAAAGACCAGCACGCTGGAGAAATCGCCTCCATGTCACTCTCTCTGCTGCGCGCCgttgtcaaattcaaaatacgACACCGACCACACCAGACGCTCATGTTGCGCATTGGCATCCATTCCG GCCCGGTATGCGCCGGAGTTGTGGGACTGAAAATGCCTCGCTATTGCCTCTTTGGTGACACGGTCAATACATCTTCGAGAATGGAGTCGACTGGATTGC cTTTGAAGATTCACTGCTCGACGGCCTGTAAGCAACTGCTGGACCGTCTAGGCGGCTACATCCTggaagagaggggagagatCAAGATCAAAGGCAAGGGTGATATGGTTACCTATTGGCTAGTGGGTGAAGAGACTGGGAGTCAAATTCGCCAGCGCGGCCGGCCTAATGGCCCTTGGCCCAACCGACCCAAGAGTTCCCTGCGGAACCACAAATTGCCCCGCAACCGACACAATCGAGAAGATTTAGCTTCTAGCCTCGACTCACCAAAGAAGTTGAGGTTCGCCTCGGATTCGCCGGCTGCAGGTCCGTCAACGGTGGACGTGGAGATCATGGACGAGACGGTCCCATTCGTCGTCACGAGCAAACGCAATTCCTGCCCGAATTTGAAGGTGAACGCACAGGTGGGCGGATTCACGCTGATGCAGCCGAGTTTCAGCCGATCGTTCGAGCGAAAACTTTGCTATCAACCTCATCGCCTGAGTACTACTTCCCTGGTTGAGGCCATTACGTTGTCGTCCAGCCACAACGGCAGCCACAGGACGCCCAACGGGAAATCGCAACTGCACTTTCCCTTGTCATCGCCCAATTCGTCGAGGATTCGCGGAGAAAATCCCAAGATCGAGCTCAGCCCCCCAGAAGAATCGATGAACGATTGCTGGCCCCTGCTCGATCCCCATTACACGGGCAACGAGCACGGACTAAGGGACGACAGGGAGACGAGCGTCTGA